A stretch of the Papaver somniferum cultivar HN1 chromosome 6, ASM357369v1, whole genome shotgun sequence genome encodes the following:
- the LOC113290174 gene encoding N-acetyl-D-glucosamine kinase-like isoform X3: MKRRDRNGEIWDFEQEMSSISSRDGVILGLDGGTTSTVCICMPLMSFSQKLPEPLPILARAIAGCSNHNSVGETAARETLEQVMAEVLTKSNSNRSAVRAVCLAVSGVNHPTDQQRILDWLRDIFPKHVKLFVQNDAVAALASGTMGKLHGCVLIAGTGTISYGFTEDGREARAAGAGPVLGDWGSGYGIAAQALTAVVRAHDGRGPQTALTSSILDILNLSSPDELIGWTYADPSWARIAALVPLVVSCAEAGDQVANQILHDSVKDLAESVKAVVRRLGLCGEDGMDPFPLVMVGGVLEANKRWDIGNEVIKRICESYPGVHPVRPKGMIEQTC, translated from the exons ATGAAGAGAAGAGATAGAAATGGTGAAATTTGGGATTTTGAGCAAGAAATGAGTAGTATAAGTAGTAGAGATGGAGTAATACTTGGATTAGATGGCGGAACTACATCTACTGTTTGTATCTGTATGCCTTTAATGTCCTTCTCTCAGAAACTCCCTGAACCACTTCCTATTCTTGCTAGAGCTATTGCTGGTTGTTCTAATCATAACAGTGTTGGAG AAACGGCTGCGCGTGAGACATTGGAACAGGTAATGGCTGAAGTGCTAACTAAATCTAATTCCAACCGGTCTGCTGTGCGAGCTGTTTGTTTAGCTGTATCTGGTGTTAACCATCCTACGGATCAACAGAGGATACTCGATTGGCTCAG GGACATATTTCCAAAGCATGTAAAACTATTTGTTCAAAATGATGCTGTGGCAGCTTTGGCTAGTGGGACAATGGGGAAACTTCATGGATGTGTTCTAATAGCTGGTACAGGGACCATATCTTATGGGTTCACAGAAGATGGAAGGGAGGCTCGAGCTGCTGGTGCTGGACCTGTTCTAGGTGATTGGGGAAG TGGCTATGGAATTGCTGCACAAGCATTGACGGCAGTGGTGAGAGCCCATGATGGCCGCGGCCCGCAAACAGCACTTACATCCAGTATTCTTGACATACTGAACCTCTCTTCTCCAGATGAACTTATCGG GTGGACTTATGCGGATCCATCATGGGCTCGCATTGCTGCACTTGTTCCACTGGTAGTATCCTGTGCAGAAGCAGGAGATCAAGTAGCTAACCAAATCTTACATGACTCGGTCAAAGATTTAGCGGAAAGCGTGAAAGCAGTTGTGCGTCGACTTGGGTTGTGTGGAGAAG ATGGAATGGATCCATTCCCTCTCGTTATGGTTGGTGGTGTGCTTGAAGCTAATAAGAGATGGGATATAGGGAACGAAGTTATTAAACGCATCTGCGAGAGCTATCCCGGGGTTCATCCAGTTAGACCCAAG
- the LOC113290174 gene encoding N-acetyl-D-glucosamine kinase-like isoform X1: MKRRDRNGEIWDFEQEMSSISSRDGVILGLDGGTTSTVCICMPLMSFSQKLPEPLPILARAIAGCSNHNSVGETAARETLEQVMAEVLTKSNSNRSAVRAVCLAVSGVNHPTDQQRILDWLRDIFPKHVKLFVQNDAVAALASGTMGKLHGCVLIAGTGTISYGFTEDGREARAAGAGPVLGDWGSGYGIAAQALTAVVRAHDGRGPQTALTSSILDILNLSSPDELIGWTYADPSWARIAALVPLVVSCAEAGDQVANQILHDSVKDLAESVKAVVRRLGLCGEDGMDPFPLVMVGGVLEANKRWDIGNEVIKRICESYPGVHPVRPKVEPAVGAALLAWTFLKKESEAKPAT; this comes from the exons ATGAAGAGAAGAGATAGAAATGGTGAAATTTGGGATTTTGAGCAAGAAATGAGTAGTATAAGTAGTAGAGATGGAGTAATACTTGGATTAGATGGCGGAACTACATCTACTGTTTGTATCTGTATGCCTTTAATGTCCTTCTCTCAGAAACTCCCTGAACCACTTCCTATTCTTGCTAGAGCTATTGCTGGTTGTTCTAATCATAACAGTGTTGGAG AAACGGCTGCGCGTGAGACATTGGAACAGGTAATGGCTGAAGTGCTAACTAAATCTAATTCCAACCGGTCTGCTGTGCGAGCTGTTTGTTTAGCTGTATCTGGTGTTAACCATCCTACGGATCAACAGAGGATACTCGATTGGCTCAG GGACATATTTCCAAAGCATGTAAAACTATTTGTTCAAAATGATGCTGTGGCAGCTTTGGCTAGTGGGACAATGGGGAAACTTCATGGATGTGTTCTAATAGCTGGTACAGGGACCATATCTTATGGGTTCACAGAAGATGGAAGGGAGGCTCGAGCTGCTGGTGCTGGACCTGTTCTAGGTGATTGGGGAAG TGGCTATGGAATTGCTGCACAAGCATTGACGGCAGTGGTGAGAGCCCATGATGGCCGCGGCCCGCAAACAGCACTTACATCCAGTATTCTTGACATACTGAACCTCTCTTCTCCAGATGAACTTATCGG GTGGACTTATGCGGATCCATCATGGGCTCGCATTGCTGCACTTGTTCCACTGGTAGTATCCTGTGCAGAAGCAGGAGATCAAGTAGCTAACCAAATCTTACATGACTCGGTCAAAGATTTAGCGGAAAGCGTGAAAGCAGTTGTGCGTCGACTTGGGTTGTGTGGAGAAG ATGGAATGGATCCATTCCCTCTCGTTATGGTTGGTGGTGTGCTTGAAGCTAATAAGAGATGGGATATAGGGAACGAAGTTATTAAACGCATCTGCGAGAGCTATCCCGGGGTTCATCCAGTTAGACCCAAG GTGGAACCTGCAGTAGGGGCTGCATTGCTGGCTTGGACTTTCTTAAAGAAAGAATCAGAAGCCAAGCCTGCAACCTGA
- the LOC113290174 gene encoding N-acetyl-D-glucosamine kinase-like isoform X2, whose product MKRRDRNGEIWDFEQEMSSISSRDGVILGLDGGTTSTVCICMPLMSFSQKLPEPLPILARAIAGCSNHNSVGETAARETLEQVMAEVLTKSNSNRSAVRAVCLAVSGVNHPTDQQRILDWLRDIFPKHVKLFVQNDAVAALASGTMGKLHGCVLIAGTGTISYGFTEDGREARAAGAGPVLGDWGSGYGIAAQALTAVVRAHDGRGPQTALTSSILDILNLSSPDELIGWTYADPSWARIAALVPLVVSCAEAGDQVANQILHDSVKDLAESVKAVVRRLGLCGEDGMDPFPLVMVGGVLEANKRWDIGNEVIKRICESYPGVHPVRPKIACTCAAQRRMIQLVLVCVQGIP is encoded by the exons ATGAAGAGAAGAGATAGAAATGGTGAAATTTGGGATTTTGAGCAAGAAATGAGTAGTATAAGTAGTAGAGATGGAGTAATACTTGGATTAGATGGCGGAACTACATCTACTGTTTGTATCTGTATGCCTTTAATGTCCTTCTCTCAGAAACTCCCTGAACCACTTCCTATTCTTGCTAGAGCTATTGCTGGTTGTTCTAATCATAACAGTGTTGGAG AAACGGCTGCGCGTGAGACATTGGAACAGGTAATGGCTGAAGTGCTAACTAAATCTAATTCCAACCGGTCTGCTGTGCGAGCTGTTTGTTTAGCTGTATCTGGTGTTAACCATCCTACGGATCAACAGAGGATACTCGATTGGCTCAG GGACATATTTCCAAAGCATGTAAAACTATTTGTTCAAAATGATGCTGTGGCAGCTTTGGCTAGTGGGACAATGGGGAAACTTCATGGATGTGTTCTAATAGCTGGTACAGGGACCATATCTTATGGGTTCACAGAAGATGGAAGGGAGGCTCGAGCTGCTGGTGCTGGACCTGTTCTAGGTGATTGGGGAAG TGGCTATGGAATTGCTGCACAAGCATTGACGGCAGTGGTGAGAGCCCATGATGGCCGCGGCCCGCAAACAGCACTTACATCCAGTATTCTTGACATACTGAACCTCTCTTCTCCAGATGAACTTATCGG GTGGACTTATGCGGATCCATCATGGGCTCGCATTGCTGCACTTGTTCCACTGGTAGTATCCTGTGCAGAAGCAGGAGATCAAGTAGCTAACCAAATCTTACATGACTCGGTCAAAGATTTAGCGGAAAGCGTGAAAGCAGTTGTGCGTCGACTTGGGTTGTGTGGAGAAG ATGGAATGGATCCATTCCCTCTCGTTATGGTTGGTGGTGTGCTTGAAGCTAATAAGAGATGGGATATAGGGAACGAAGTTATTAAACGCATCTGCGAGAGCTATCCCGGGGTTCATCCAGTTAGACCCAAG ATAGCATGCACATGTGCTGCACAGAGGAGAATGATACAATTAGTTTTAGTTTGCGTTCAAGGAATTCCCTAG